The Deltaproteobacteria bacterium genome contains the following window.
GGAAGTGGGTGACTACCCCTATATCGCCCCACAACGCGGGTGACAATAGGTATCAGTTGCTGATTTGCTTCCATGCGTATTGCAAGGAATCTGGCCAAAAGAAATGCCGCAATCAAGCCGGACAGCGTAAAAAACACGATTCCCAACTGTTTGTCGAACCCCAAAACTCCGGAAAGGCTGTTGGCCGAAAACGCCCCTATTAGCAGGCCCAGAACCGGTAACATATAGAGTATGAAGAGGCCTTTCAGTTTGGTCTTGGTACTCAGGAAAAGCTCAACCTCATCTCCTGTCCGGGCATGGGCGGCATTCCTGGCCTTTGCCAACATACGGTCTCCGCCTTCAATCATATGGCAATGGCCCTTGTGACCGCAATGTTCGCAGGCGTTCTTGCGCCGGGTTAAAACCCAGGCCCAGTCACCTTCAATGCTTTCGACAGTGCCTTTTTCTGCGGACATGATCCCTCCTTCTTATGTCTGTTTGTTTTCCCTTAATCAGCTCAGTAACCGTATCTCGGATACAGACGGCTCACGTTACCCACACCCATGCCCAGCGTGTCGCGGTTGCAAGAAGAAAAAAGACTTAAATACTTCTGCTCCTTTGCATTACCTCAGATAAAGTTATGGAGTTTAGCTTGTGATACATTGCTTTTGT
Protein-coding sequences here:
- a CDS encoding SoxR reducing system RseC family protein; its protein translation is MSAEKGTVESIEGDWAWVLTRRKNACEHCGHKGHCHMIEGGDRMLAKARNAAHARTGDEVELFLSTKTKLKGLFILYMLPVLGLLIGAFSANSLSGVLGFDKQLGIVFFTLSGLIAAFLLARFLAIRMEANQQLIPIVTRVVGRYRGSHPLPTEIQVKGRV